A genomic region of Chryseobacterium sp. KACC 21268 contains the following coding sequences:
- a CDS encoding sigma-70 family RNA polymerase sigma factor: protein MTETRSASITEVVKNYGSQLLRFINSKVAKTEDAEDILQEVWFQTSRLTNLNELENVGAWLYSVTRNKIIDSYRKKKTESLEDFVYQDEDGELNVKDILLADDSNNPEVGMFKDLFWDELMKALDELPEKQKRVYVQNELEDKTLQEIADAEGENIKTIISRKSYAVKHLRKRMQRLYNDLKN, encoded by the coding sequence ATGACCGAAACTAGATCTGCATCGATTACTGAGGTCGTAAAAAATTACGGCTCTCAACTCTTGCGCTTTATCAATTCTAAAGTGGCAAAGACGGAGGATGCAGAAGATATTCTACAAGAAGTTTGGTTTCAGACCAGTCGACTCACCAATCTCAATGAGTTGGAAAACGTCGGTGCCTGGTTATATTCGGTGACACGAAACAAGATTATTGACAGTTATCGCAAGAAGAAAACAGAATCACTCGAAGATTTTGTCTATCAGGACGAAGACGGCGAGCTGAATGTGAAAGATATTCTCTTGGCAGATGACAGCAACAATCCAGAAGTTGGGATGTTCAAAGATCTGTTCTGGGATGAGCTGATGAAAGCTCTGGATGAACTTCCGGAAAAGCAAAAAAGAGTGTACGTTCAAAACGAGCTGGAAGATAAAACCTTGCAGGAAATTGCAGATGCAGAGGGCGAAAACATCAAAACAATTATCAGTAGAAAGTCATATGCGGTGAAACATTTGCGAAAAAGGATGCAGCGACTTTATAATGATCTGAAAAATTAA
- a CDS encoding aconitate hydratase, with translation MTFDLDMIKKVYSDFETRVNDARAFMGRPLTYSEKILCAHLDPKQVKESFKRGESYVDFAPDRVAMQDATAQMALLQFMQAGKKQVAVPSTVHADHLIQARVGAAKDLIEAENKNNEVYQFLQSVSNKYGIGFWKAGAGIIHQVVLENYAFPGGLMIGTDSHTVNAGGLGMVAIGVGGADAVDVMAGMAWELKFPKMIGVKLTGKLNGWAAAKDVILKVAGILTVKGGTGAIVEYFGEGAESLSCTGKGTICNMGAEVGATTSIFAYDNNMSKYLRSTDRVDLADAADAVAHVLKADPEVLAEPQKYFDEVIEINLDTLEPYLNGPFTPDLATPISQMKEIAEKNGWPTKIEVGLIGSCTNSSYEDIARAASVAKQAKEKNLEVKAEYTITPGSEQVRFTVERDGFLKTFDEIGGKVFANACGPCIGQWAREGAEKQEKNTIVHSFNRNFSKRADGNPNTYAFVGSPELVTALAIAGDLTFNPLTDKLKNKNGEMVLLDEPNGDELPRLGFDVDDPGYIAPAEDGSKVEVVVSPTSDRLQLLEPFTPWDGKNITGAKLLIKAYGKCTTDHISMAGPWLKYRGHLDNISNNMLIGAVNAFNMETNNVKNEEDGQYKPVPDSARQYKADGVPTIVVGDENYGEGSSREHAAMEPRHLGVRAVLVKSFARIHETNLKKQGMLALTFDNKEDYDKIQEDDTINFLDLDQFAPGKQLSLEFVHADGTKDVIVTNHTYNAGQIGWFKAGSALNLIKLMEKQN, from the coding sequence ATGACTTTTGACTTGGATATGATAAAAAAGGTTTATTCTGATTTCGAAACCAGAGTGAACGATGCAAGAGCTTTTATGGGAAGACCTCTTACCTATTCCGAAAAAATCCTTTGCGCCCACTTGGACCCAAAACAGGTGAAAGAATCTTTCAAACGCGGAGAATCCTATGTAGATTTTGCACCAGACAGAGTAGCAATGCAGGATGCGACGGCACAAATGGCACTTTTGCAGTTTATGCAGGCAGGAAAGAAACAAGTTGCAGTTCCGTCCACGGTTCACGCAGATCACTTGATTCAGGCAAGAGTTGGGGCAGCTAAAGACCTTATTGAAGCAGAAAATAAAAACAACGAAGTTTATCAATTTCTTCAATCTGTTTCTAATAAATACGGCATCGGATTTTGGAAAGCCGGCGCAGGAATTATTCACCAAGTGGTTTTAGAAAATTATGCTTTCCCAGGCGGACTGATGATTGGAACCGATTCTCATACCGTGAATGCGGGTGGACTTGGAATGGTAGCCATCGGTGTTGGTGGAGCTGATGCCGTTGATGTAATGGCCGGAATGGCGTGGGAACTTAAATTCCCTAAAATGATTGGTGTAAAATTGACCGGAAAATTAAATGGTTGGGCTGCCGCAAAAGATGTAATTCTTAAAGTAGCCGGAATCCTTACCGTAAAAGGTGGAACTGGAGCAATTGTAGAATATTTCGGAGAAGGTGCAGAGTCGCTTTCTTGTACCGGAAAAGGAACGATTTGTAATATGGGCGCAGAAGTTGGAGCAACCACTTCAATCTTTGCTTATGACAACAATATGAGCAAATATCTCCGCTCAACAGACCGAGTAGATCTTGCCGATGCAGCGGATGCCGTGGCTCACGTTTTAAAGGCAGATCCAGAAGTTTTAGCAGAACCTCAAAAATATTTTGACGAAGTCATTGAAATAAATCTCGATACTTTGGAACCTTATCTTAATGGCCCTTTCACACCAGATTTAGCAACGCCTATTTCTCAAATGAAGGAAATCGCTGAGAAAAATGGTTGGCCAACAAAAATCGAAGTTGGGTTGATTGGGTCTTGTACCAACTCTTCCTACGAAGATATTGCCAGAGCAGCTTCAGTCGCTAAACAAGCAAAAGAAAAAAATCTCGAAGTCAAAGCAGAATACACCATCACACCAGGATCGGAACAAGTGAGATTCACGGTAGAAAGAGATGGATTCCTGAAAACTTTTGACGAGATTGGCGGTAAAGTTTTTGCTAATGCCTGCGGACCGTGTATCGGACAATGGGCGCGTGAAGGTGCTGAGAAACAGGAGAAAAACACCATCGTTCACTCGTTCAACAGAAACTTCTCCAAAAGAGCCGATGGAAACCCAAACACTTACGCTTTCGTAGGCTCGCCAGAATTGGTAACGGCTTTGGCAATCGCAGGTGATCTGACTTTCAATCCATTGACTGATAAACTTAAAAACAAAAACGGCGAAATGGTTCTTCTTGATGAACCAAATGGCGACGAGCTTCCAAGACTTGGTTTTGATGTCGATGACCCAGGTTATATTGCGCCAGCGGAGGACGGTTCCAAAGTTGAAGTCGTGGTTTCTCCTACATCGGATAGATTGCAGTTGCTGGAACCTTTCACACCTTGGGACGGGAAGAATATTACAGGCGCAAAACTTCTGATTAAAGCGTACGGGAAATGTACTACCGATCATATTTCTATGGCTGGACCTTGGTTGAAATACAGAGGACACCTTGATAATATTTCCAACAATATGTTGATTGGTGCAGTTAACGCTTTCAACATGGAAACCAATAATGTTAAGAATGAGGAAGACGGACAATACAAACCAGTTCCGGATTCTGCGAGACAATACAAAGCAGATGGCGTTCCAACCATAGTTGTTGGGGACGAGAATTATGGTGAAGGTTCTTCCAGAGAACACGCTGCAATGGAACCAAGACATCTTGGCGTAAGAGCGGTTTTGGTAAAATCTTTTGCGAGAATCCACGAAACCAATCTTAAAAAACAAGGAATGTTGGCGCTGACATTTGACAACAAAGAAGACTACGACAAGATCCAGGAAGACGATACGATCAACTTCTTAGACCTTGATCAGTTTGCGCCAGGTAAACAATTGTCTTTAGAATTTGTTCATGCTGATGGAACTAAAGATGTTATCGTTACAAACCATACCTATAATGCAGGGCAAATTGGTTGGTTCAAAGCCGGATCTGCGCTGAACCTTATTAAATTAATGGAAAAACAGAACTAA